The following proteins are encoded in a genomic region of Pyrus communis chromosome 11, drPyrComm1.1, whole genome shotgun sequence:
- the LOC137708483 gene encoding polyadenylate-binding protein-interacting protein 3-like, translating to MNTQQAFHPKSSANGFGRRRGAREGGPRVENKSKSGTANHGRLTSRKSGNTESPSRDRLVYMTTCLIGHNVEVQVENGSVYSGIFHATNAERDFGIILKMARMIKDGSVCGQKSMTESVSKAPSKTLIIPAKELVQVIAKDVSITRDGLLNEVQHEKHQDLMIDSFISQSHRGEMDRELEPWVPDEDDPRCPELENIFDGQWNRNWDQFETNETLFGVKSTFDADLYTTKLEKGPQTRELEREALRIAREIEGEDTPDLHMAEERGIHLRGDIDEETRFSSVYRGEVVDDSGYHEDEDILLDTLNTETFGDSTGSLRKSSIDWTTGKRNDGAPSSSSFVDYTQCSESNGAPDLGCSGSYDHARQLASETPFKSFPCTAGERSESREVDGAGESVVKPKLAEDNQTSEPDDSQPSLIGKEDAFDKGGLSSSATSYASAQTSSKGHEKTGSSDLVTGKSHVQTQTVNSHGRPGSSASSNSEFPAAVSSSGGPGLSPSSSMGSLSSEKSTLNPHAKEFKFNPHAKSFVPSQAPVRPPSPVSDGSFYYPTNAPAVPHMPGMPVGIGGGPSFGHQPVMFNPQTMQAPQAFFHPNGPHPQYGQQMLLGHPRQVLYMPNYQPEMPYKGRDY from the exons ATGAATACACAACAAGCTTTCCATCCTAAATCTTCTGCTAACGGTTTTGGCCGTCGAAGAGGTGCAAGGGAAGGGGGTCCTAGGGTCGAGAATAAGTCAAAGTCTGGAACAGCAAACCACGGCAGATTAACAA GCAGAAAATCTGGAAACACtgagagtccttcacgtgatcgaTTAGTATACATGACCACATGTCTTATTGGGCATAATGTGGAAGTGCAGGTGGAAAATGGATCTGTATACTCTGGAATATTTCATGCAACAAACGCTGAAAGGGACTTTG GAATCATCTTGAAAATGGCACGAATGATAAAGGATGGTTCTGTATGTGGACAAAAGTCCATGACAGAGTCAGTTAGCAAGGCTCCTTCCAAGACTTTAATTATACCTGCCAAGGAACTTGTCCAAGTTATTGCAAAG GATGTCTCAATAACGAGGGATGGATTGTTAAATGAGGTTCAGCATGAAAAACATCAGGACCTTATGATAGATTCCTTCATATCACAATCCCACCGTGGTGAGATGGATAGAGAGCTGGAACCGTGGGTACCTGATGAAGATGATCCACGTTGTCCTGAATTGGAAAATATATTTGATGGACAATGGAATAG GAACTGGGATCAGTTTGAAACAAATGAAACATTATTTGGGGTAAAAAGCACATTTGATGCGGACCTTTACACCACTAAACTTGAGAAAGGCCCTCAAACAAGAGAGTTGGAAAGGGAAGCTTTAAGAATAGCAAGGGAAATTGAGGGTGAGGATACACCTGATCTACATATGGCAGAG GAAAGAGGCATTCACCTTCGTGGGGATATTGATGAGGAGACAAGATTCTCCTCTGTTTATCGGGGGGAAGTAGTTGATGATAGTGGATATCATGAAGATGAGGATATTTTGTTGGATACACTTAATACTGAAACCTTTGGAGATTCTACTGGTTCTTTAAGGAAGAGTTCAATTGACTGGACCACTGGGAAAAGAAACGATGGGGCGCCATCAAGCTCTTCATTTGTT GATTACACACAATGTTCTGAGTCAAATGGTGCCCCAGATTTAGGTTGCTCTGGATCTTATGACCATGCTAGACAGCTGGCATCAGAAACACCTTTCAAGAGCTTCCCCTGTACAGCTGGTGAAAGAAG TGAAAGTAGAGAGGTAGATGGTGCCGGTGAGTCTGTAGTAAAGCCGAAG CTAGCTGAAGACAATCAAACGTCAGAACCAGACG ATTCACAGCCATCATTGATTGGGAAGGAAGATGCCTTTGATAAAGGGGGATTATCCTCCAGTGCCACCTCTTATGCTTCTGCTCAGACTTCATCAAAAGGTCATGAGAAGACGGGTTCTAGTGACCTAGTAACTGGCAAATCACATGTTCAAACACAGACAGTAAATTCGCATGGACGACCTGGTAGTTCTGCATCTTCCAATTCGGAATTCCCAGCTGCTGTCTCTTCTTCTGGTGGACCTGGTTTATCACCGAGCTCATCTATGGGTTCGTTGTCCTCTGAGAAGTCAACATTGAATCCCCATGCGAAG gAATTCAAATTCAATCCGCATGCAAAGAGTTTTGTTCCATCTCAAGCGCCTGTTAGGCCTCCATCCCCTGTGTCTGATGGCTCCTTCTATTATCCAACTAACGCACCTGCTGTACCACATATGCCGGGCATGCCTGTTGGCATTGGA GGTGGGCCCTCTTTCGGACACCAACCTGTTATGTTTAATCCACAGACAATGCAAGCGCCCCAAgccttttttcatccaaatggGCCTCACCCTCAG TATGGGCAACAGATGCTTCTTGGCCATCCTAGGCAAGTCTTATACATGCCAAACTACCAACCT GAAATGCCTTACAAGGGACGAGATTATTAA